In one window of Cynocephalus volans isolate mCynVol1 chromosome 6, mCynVol1.pri, whole genome shotgun sequence DNA:
- the PALB2 gene encoding partner and localizer of BRCA2, with product MSAGPGLATATGPATATGPATVTGPTTATGPATATGQMEEPPEKRLSSEERKKLKEKLAFLKKEYSKTLARLERAQRAEKVKNSIKKTGEEQDCLLQQEILPHLNHSEPKNKVSPRDKLQINTLLDKETEKKTSVTLDVEPEYFNSGDGPEEGLRAQKTDDIKVHFSCSVSGPDDEKRQSKLPERRKQQQKRAFISQERDCIFDTDSIILSRKRLKEQEEINSKNPRSPITEIRTHLSSPGSEILDSPASVTETNGESVLIPPTAKPERGADTLLRGNNFPKETAVPLHTSSDSNSSQHFERTPPKGNCELITQGLRNISPASPVNLKAQGKKITLFTDNPVVNKAISASSQLPRSPNLEADSSCSINELTYCNLSINESQKLKEQNHTEKSLKSAGNALDGRNESLQENEVLNQSEGVSLEAISPVSTEKQIHSCTVLEGLLFPAEYYVRTTRSMSNCQRKVALEAVIQSHLGVRKKGCKNKNKERSKNVNLSSEETDQSEIRMSGTCVGQPGSTSRPQKLLSLTEISSPTRPTEDNDFSRKAITWPSGKKQRGKRKSITTPALDHPELLLPTSGTSGVNRSKEEITLDEYQNKKAVIHGQEDCCQKKDSLSSSNSTYLALDDDAFSAPFHKSETLNLKQMSSFPNITDFQLPDEDFGPLKLEKLKSISEKPVEPFESKMHRERHLKEGNCIGLEELFPKPIHTELEDLEQEPKAHPNMPNLKSQPTKKGLSSSILLFTPLNTIAPDDNDRPTTDICSPAFPVVGTTPAFGSQTYSEKVCTEVVGQTYSTPQLAHLKDTVRLASDSKQCDSSTSPPKLDTSLPVSGRQGQPACDCDFGPQATSLPIESFTLQETQLSGNTCLELHNHSVQETEVADLPACDSLKPSNLQLVSQLKNPSGSCSVDVSAMWWEQAGFKEPCIITACEYVVSLWKTQDSWQWKEIYTWHFTEVPVLQIVPVPDVCNLVCIALGNLEIREIRTLLCSSDDESEKQVLLKSGNIKAVLGLTERRLVSSSGTLCDQQVEIMTFAEDGGSKEKQFLMPAEETILTFAEVQGMQEALLGTTIMNNIVMWNLKTGQLLKKIHIDDSYQTSVCHKAYSEMGLMFVVLSHPCAKESDSLGSPVFQLIAMNPKTTLNVGVTLCCLPQGQAGRFLEGDVKDHHAAAVLTSGTIAIWDLLLGDCTALIPPVSDQNWSFVKWSGTDSHLLAGQKDGNIFVYRYS from the exons ATGTCCGCAGGCCCTGGCCTGGCAACGGCCACCGGCCCGGCAACGGCCACCGGCCCGGCAACGGTCACCGGCCCGACAACGGCCACCGGCCCGGCAACGGCCACCGGCCAGATGGAAGAGCCTCCCGAGAAGCGCCTCAGCTCTGAGGAGAGGAAAAAG TTGAAAGAAAAATTAGCTTTCTTGAAAAAGGAATACAGCAAGACATTGGCCCGCCTTGAG CGTGCCCAAAGAGCTGAGAAGGTTAAGAATTCTATTAAGAAAACAGGAGAAGAGCAAGATTGCTTGCTCCAACAGGAAATCTTACCACACCTAAACCACTCAG AGCCTAAAAATAAAGTATCTCCTCGTGACAAGTTACAAATCAATACCCTTcttgataaagaaactgaaaaaaagacaTCTGTCACACTTGATGTTGAGCCTGAATACTTTAACTCTGGAGATGGCCCAGAAGAAGGATTACGTGCACAAAAAACAGATGACATTAAAGTACATTTTTCCTGCAGTGTCAGTGGCCCTGATGATGAGAAAAGGCAAAGTAAACTgccagagagaagaaagcagcAGCAGAAGAGAGCATTCATTTCACAGGAGAGAGACTGTATCTTTGACACTGATTCAATAATACTCTCCAGAAAAAGACTAAAGGAACAAgaagaaatcaatagcaaaaatcCTAGGTCACCAATAACTGAAATAAGAACTCACCTTTCAAGTCCTGGGTCAGAAATTCTGGATTCTCCAGCATCAGTTACAGAAACTAATGGAGAGAGTGTTTTAATTCCGCCAACTGCCAAACCAGAAAGAGGTGCTGATACACTCTTAAGAGGAAATAATTTCCCCAAGGAGACTGCAGTTCCTTTGCATACTTCATCAGATAGCAATAGTAGTCAGCACTTTGAACGTACACCTCCTAAAGGTAACTGTGAACTTATTACTCAAGGCTTAAGAAACATTAGCCCTGCTTCACCTGTAAACTTGAAGGCACAAGGCAAAAAAATTACTCTCTTTACTGATAACCCAGTAGTAAATAAAGCTATAAGTGCAAGTAGCCAACTGCCTAGAAGTCCTAACTTAGAAGCAGATAGTTCATGTTCTATAAATGAACTTACTTATTGTAACTTATCAATAAATGAaagccaaaaattaaaagaacagaatCATACAGAGAAGTCTTTAAAATCTGCTGGTAACGCTCTTGATGGTAGAAATGAAAGCCTTCAGGAAAATGAGGTTTTAAATCAATCTGAGGGTGTTAGCCTAGAAGCAATCTCTCCTGTTTCTACAGAAAAGCAAATACATTCTTGCACAGTGCTTGAAGGCCTTCTCTTTCCTGCAGAATATTATGTTAGAACAACACGAAGTATGTCAAATTGTCAGAGGAAAGTAGCCCTAGAGGCTGTAATTCAAAGTCATTTGGGTGTCAGGAAGAAaggatgtaaaaataaaaataaggaaagatcTAAAAACGTAAATCTTTCCAGTGAAGAAACTGACCAAAGTGAAATTAGGATGTCTGGCACATGCGTAGGACAACCAGGTTCAACAAGTCGTCCTCAGAAACTTCTCTCATTAACTGAAATCAGCTCTCCCACTAGGCCCACTGAAGATAATGACTTTTCTAGGAAGGCAATTACCTGGCCATCTGGTaaaaaacaaaggggaaaaagaaagtcAATCACCACCCCAGCATTAGATCATCCTGAACTACTTTTGCCAACTTCTGGCACATCAGGTGTTAACAGATCCAAGGAAGAAATCACTTTGGACGaataccaaaacaaaaaagcGGTTATTCATG ggCAAGAAGATTGTTGTCAAAAAAAGGACTCCCTTTCTTCCAGTAACAGTACTTATTTAGCTTTGGATGATGATGCTTTCAGTGCTCCATTTCATAAGAGTGAAACGCTGAATTTAAAGCAAATGTCATCTTTTCCTAATATCACAGACTTTCAGTTACCTGATGAAGACTTTGGGCCTCTTAAGCTTGAAAAATTGAAGTCCATCTCAGAAAAGCCAGTTGAGCCTTTTGAATCAAAAATGCACAGAGAGAGGCATCTTAAAGAGGGAAATTGTATTGGTCTGGAGGAACTGTTTCCTAAACCTATACATACAGAGTTAGAGGACTTGGAACAGGAACCAAAAGCACATCCTAACATGCCAAACCTGAAAAGCCAGCCTACAAAGAAGGGCCTTTCTTCATCCATATTACTTTTCACTCCTTTAAATACCATTGCACCTGATGATAATGACAGACCTACCACAGACATATGTTCACCTGCTTTCCCAGTCGTAGGTACCACTCCAGCTTTTGGCTCCCAAACATACTCTGAAAAAGTGTGTACAGAGGTTGTTGGACAGACTTACTCTACACCCCAACTCGCTCATCTGAAAGACACAGTCAGACTTGCTAGTGATAGTAAACAATGTGACAGTTCAACCAGCCCACCAAAACTGGATACGAGCCTGCCTGTGTCGGGTAGGCAAGGGCAACCAGCCTGTGACTGTGACTTTGGCCCCCAAGCAACATCTCTACCCATTGAGTCATTCACTTTGCAAGAAACTCAGCTCTCTGGAAATACATGCCTGGAGTTGCATAACCATTCTGTTCAAGAG ACTGAAGTAGCAGATCTTCCTGCTTGTGACAGCTTAAAGCCAAGCAACCTACAATTGGTGTCACAGTTAAAG AATCCCTCAGGTTCCTGTTCTGTGGATGTGAGTGCCATGTGGTGGGAACAAGCTGGTTTTAAAGAGCCATGTATCATAACTGCTTGTGAATATGTAGTTTCTCTTTGGAAAACTCAGGACTCTTGGCAGTGGAAAGAAATTTATACCTGGCACTTCACAGAG gTTCCAGTATTACAAATAGTTCCAGTGCCTGATGTTTGTAATCTTGTGTGTATAGCTTTGGGAAATTTGGAAATCAGAGAAATCAG GACATTGCTTTGTTCCTCTGATGATGAAAGTGAAAAGCAAGTACTACTGAAATCTGGAAATATAAAAGCTGTACTTGGCCTGACAGAGAGGAGGCTAGTCAGTAGCAGTGGGACCCTTTGTGATCAGCAAGTAGAAATCATGACATTTGCAGAAGATGGAGG aagcaaagaaaaacagtttCTGATGCCCGCTGAAGAGACTATACTAACTTTTGCTGAGGTCCAAGGGATGCAGGAAGCTCTGCTTGGTACTACTATCATGAACAACATTGTTATGTG GAATTTAAAAACTGGTCAACTCCTGAAAAAGATACACATCGATGATTCTTACCAAACTTCAGTCTGTCACAAAGCCTATTCTGAAATG GGGCTCATGTTTGTTGTTCTGAGTCATCCTTGTGCCAAAGAGAGTGATTCGTTGGGAAGCCCTGTGTTTCAGCTGATTGCGATGAACCCTAAGACGACCCTGAATGTGGGTGTGACGCTGTGCTGTCTTCCTCAGGGGCAGGCTGGAAG GTTCCTGGAAGGTGATGTGAAAGATCATCATGCAGCAGCAGTTTTGACTTCTGGAACAATTGCCATCTGGGACTTACTTCTAGGTGATTGTACTGCTCTCATTCCACCTGTCTCTGACCAAAATTGGTCTTTTGTTAAATGGTCAGGTACAGATTCTCATTTGCTAGCtggacaaaaagatggaaatatatttgTATACCGCTACTCATAA